A section of the Acropora muricata isolate sample 2 chromosome 4, ASM3666990v1, whole genome shotgun sequence genome encodes:
- the LOC136915224 gene encoding QRFP-like peptide receptor, with protein MATSDGFPPVLQVCFVIFYSTVFVMSSVGNTWVIIKCYKSLKRQHVPLMWLVANLAFADLLFTSLTVLNVIDFFWRWVGGNGTCRLHGFLVEATYTTSITTLVLITFQRHKAVTDPFNARVQGWAKKEYIKLAIAWFVCLVVCSPLVDIYRLETRENAIVCVNTTWGDIGRQVYYTLHATFFFVLPFLYMILTQRIIHRALCARVVPMISNSFIEKSTQRHKKVAKTLIALTIAFAICWSPFMVTRTLINFHAASPGLVWRASQLLICLNAALDPILYGYYGGNLQSSMKKLIKCNFAKTRDSDLPSVFVLRTDISQRTRESIQQRPGRASPSQNMMLQSL; from the coding sequence ATGGCAACAAGCGATGGTTTTCCACCAGTCCTGCAAGTATGCTTTGTCATATTTTACAGTACAGTTTTCGTCATGTCATCCGTTGGTAATACATGGGTGATCATAAAATGTTACAAAAGCTTGAAACGACAGCATGTGCCATTAATGTGGCTTGTTGCCAATTTAGCATTCGCCGATCTTCTGTTTACCAGCCTAACAGTTCTAAACGTCATAGACTTCTTCTGGCGATGGGTAGGTGGAAATGGCACTTGTCGGCTTCACGGATTTCTCGTTGAAGCAACGTACACCACTTCGATAACGACACTTGTGCTAATCACATTCCAGAGACATAAAGCAGTGACAGATCCCTTCAATGCAAGGGTACAAGGCTGGGCAAAAAAAGAATATATCAAACTCGCTATAGCTTGGTTTGTGTGCTTGGTTGTGTGCTCACCATTAGTGGATATATACCGTTTGGAAACGCGAGAAAACGCTATCGTCTGCGTTAATACAACTTGGGGAGACATTGGTCGACAAGTGTACTACACTTTACATGCGACTTTCTTCTTTGTCCTTCCTTTCTTGTATATGATTCTTACGCAAAGAATCATTCACCGCGCGCTATGCGCGAGAGTTGTTCCTATGATAAGCAATTCTTTCATCGAAAAATCAACTCAGCGACACAAAAAGGTAGCAAAGACACTGATTGCCTTGACTATTGCATTTGCTATTTGCTGGTCCCCTTTTATGGTAACTCGAACACTCATTAACTTTCATGCGGCTTCGCCAGGACTCGTTTGGAGGGCGTCTCAACTTTTGATCTGTCTCAATGCTGCTTTAGACCCAATACTTTACGGGTACTACGGAGGAAATCTCCAGTCTTCAATGAAAAAACTCATAAAATGCAATTTTGCCAAAACACGAGATTCGGATCTTCCGAGCGTGTTTGTTCTTCGGACTGACATTTCACAACGAACAAGGGAGAGCATTCAACAGAGACCTGGTAGAGCTTCACCAAGTCAAAATATGATGTTGCAGTCGCTTTGA